One Salvelinus namaycush isolate Seneca chromosome 29, SaNama_1.0, whole genome shotgun sequence genomic region harbors:
- the LOC120024182 gene encoding mitotic checkpoint serine/threonine-protein kinase BUB1 beta-like isoform X2 gives MYTGDDPLDIWDRYLKWTLKTYPQGSKESSLTAMLERAVQLFAHDKKYYDDPRYINLWINLAQNSMEPLEMFSYMQANGIGLTRADLYITWAEEFEKHGNFQKADAIFQEGLKCGAQPMDKLQQYHNGFQARVAHQAMTATEEPEPARTSMVDLRPRGRKKDVAPVNRTEAAGHSQRLNLQLPRRSARHIQKNPILGFNENQADSLQASELKLEPWMAPPSSRAKENEVMPEQLADKITQKSWCSASSVTVPASRLNFQPFVEEGDQTPSVSECKIDPAVNTVLSDHPPPSKEESALEEGGGGVKEQSMYLKELLLNGAVELSIEELRAEHYFTRKRQEIEETIQQQNQAKERLRQQINEKQRLLQLQQSQQRSQLSQQVVTGTESMQITECRSGTVLPTSQQNAMAFQIFDEGSQSGSAHGSGNPIPCEKDMFPDDVFLPAGDRGLCFKTPYPFPGGSIPRSARTQLYKNFPERTESLNEEVVSGHKNKTLCSSPEDTQDFVKAAKMASSPYHAMGQRAVSPNAGILTKEPGINPELDSDGRKKLSPIQEASLEAWGSMASGPTSASSVCTNSGGKAVHHLGRLEESHAEPHLDAMDQNSPCIQPVIEDPCSVRVRQRLLDQVDLSSFPNFYSEDGPLPMAEEDDVLILGNDTFATYSKMDYENFSIYAGQGGGDVAIKLERTAVPWDFYIGSKLRERLARDSQAPIHDAGRCFLFQDGCVTVHKAPQQSTLREVAEESFEEIVASLAMQTVELVRLMHSCHLIHGALSPDTLVMNRPYDEPMDEIGAAVALDFSCSVDLELQPEVTAAHSLPTAQNFITQGLLAPSASPYQVDLLGIAETVHTLLKKRTMCLVKEDSVWTLEEYQEAHPSDRSDAFWSKFFRTVLNPGDRPSVSVLTELLEDMKKSTFACYGA, from the exons ATGTACACTGGAGATGATCCACTTGATATCTGGGATAG GTACCTAAAATGGACACTCAAGACCTACCCCCAGGGTAGTAAAGAGAGCAGTCTTACGGCCATGCTGGAGAGGGCTGTGCAGCTCTTTGCTCATGACAAGAAATACTACGATGACCCCCGTTACATCAACCTCTGGATCAATTTG GCCCAGAACAGCATGGAGCCCCTGGAAATGTTCAGCTACATGCAGGCCAACGGCATCGGACTCACTCGGGCTGACCTTTACATTACCTGGGCGGAGGAGTTCGAGAAGCACGGCAACTTCCAGAAGGCAGACGCCATCTTCCAAGAGGGACTTAAGTGCGGAGCCCAGCCCATGGATAAACTTCAGCAATATCATAA TGGTTTCCAGGCCAGGGTGGCCCATCAGGCTATGACTGCAACTGAGGAACCAGAACCAGCAAGAACCAGTATGGTAGACCTGAGACCACGGGGGAGGAAGAAGGACGTCGCACCAGTCAATCGAACAGAGGCTGCAG GACACTCTCAAAGGCTGAACTTGCAGTTGCCCAGACGGTCCGCTCGCCACATCCAGAAAAACCCGATCCTGGGGTTTAACGAGAACCAGGCGGATTCCCTTCAAGCTTCAGAACTGAAGCTGGAACCCTGGATGGCACCACCCAGCAGCCGGGCCAAAGAGAATGAAGTCATGCCTGAGCAATTGGCCGACAAG ATTACCCAGAAGTCGTGGTGTTCTGCCTCCAGTGTAACGGTCCCTGCCAGCAGGCTCAACTTCCAGCCTTTTGTGGAGGAGGGTGACCAGACCCCTTCTGT GTCTGAGTGTAAGATTGACCCGGCAGTGAACACTGTCCTCTCTGATCACCCGCCCCCCTCCAAAGAGGAGTCTGCgttggaggagggaggaggcggGGTGAAGGAACAGAGCATGTACCTCAAAGAGCTGCTGCTGAATGGTGCTGTGGAGCTGAGCATCGAAGAGCTGCGTGCCGAACACTACTTCACACGCAAGCGGCAAGAAATCGAAG AGACAATTCAACAGCAGAACCAAGCCAAAGAGAGGCTGAGGCAACAGATAAATGAGAAGCAACGACTGCTTCAGTTGCAGCAATCCCAGCAACGATCACAACTATCACAACAG GTCGTCACTGGGACCGAGTCCATGCAAATAACAGAGTGTAGGTCTGGAACTGTCCTACCTACCAGCCAACAGAATGCAATGGCCTTCCAGATCTTTGATGAAGGATCCCAGTCTGGCTCTGCACATGGGTCTGG aaaccctattccctgtgaAAAGGACATGTTTCCAG ATGATGTTTTCCTACCTGCTGGAGACAGAGGTCTTTGCTTTAAGACTCCATACCCATTTCCAG gTGGCAGTATCCCCCGCTCTGCACGAACTCAATTATATAAG AACTTCCCAGAGAGAACAGAGTCCCTGAACGAGGAGGTGGTCAGCGGCCACAAGAACAAGACTCTGTGCTCCAGCCCAGAGGACACGCAGGACTTTGTGAAGGCCGCCAAGATGGCCTCCTCTCCTTATCACGCCATGGGACAGAGGGCTGTCTCGCCCAACGCTGGCATTCTGACCAAGGAGCCCGGCATTAACCCTGAACTTGACTCGGACGGAAGGAAGAAGCTCAG CCCCATCCAAGAAGCCAGTCTGGAGGCTTGGGGCTCCATGGCTTCAGGCCCCACCTCCGCCTCCTCCGTGTGCACGAACTCTGGAGGAAAGGCCGTCCACCACCTCGGCAGGCTGGAGGAGAGCCACGCCGAACCCCACCTCGACGCCATGGACCAGAATTCACCATGCA TACAACCTGTGATTGAGGACCCTTGCAGTGTGAGGGTGAGACAACGGTTGCTGGATCAAGTGGACCTGAGCTCCTTTCCTAACTTCTACTCAGAGGATGGTCCCCTTCCCATGGCTGAGGAAGATGATGTGCTGATTCTAG GGAACGACACCTTTGCTACCTATTCCAAGATGGACTATGAGAACTTTTCCATCTATGCAGGCCAAGGTGGGGGTGACGTTGCCATTAAG CTGGAGCGCACTGCGGTGCCGTGGGACTTCTACATCGGCTCAAAACTGAGGGAGCGACTAGCCCGGGACTCCCAGGCACCCATCCACGACGCGGGGCGCTGCTTCCTGTTCCAGGATGGCTGCGTCACGGTCCACAAGGCCCCCCAGCAGAGCACACTGCGT GAGGTGGCTGAGGAGTCCTTTGAGGAAATCGTGGCCTCCCTGGCCATGCAGACAGTGGAGCTGGTGAGACTCATGCACTCCTGCCACCTGATCCACGGAGCTCTCAGTCCAGACACACTGGTCATGAATCG TCCTTATGATGAACCAATGGATGAGATTGGTGCTGCCGTTGCGCTGGACTTCTCCTGCTCCGTGGACCTGGAGCTTCAGCCAGAGGTGACAGCAGCACACAGCCTCCCAACAGCCCAGAACTTCATCACACAGGGCCTACTAGCCCCCTCTGCCAGCCCCTATCAG GTGGATCTCCTGGGCATTGCAGAGACTGTCCACACTCTGCTGAAGAAGAGAACCATGTGCCTGGTTAAGGAAGACTCCGTGTGGACACTGGAGGAATATCAGGAAGCACATCCCAG TGACCGGAGCGATGCGTTTTGGAGCAAGTTCTTCCGGACCGTTCTGAATCCCGGAGACAGGCCTTCTGTATCAGTTCTCACAGAGCTACTTGAAGACATGAAGAAGTCTACATTTGCTTGCTACGGCGCGTAG
- the LOC120024182 gene encoding mitotic checkpoint serine/threonine-protein kinase BUB1 beta-like isoform X1: protein MAQVEAERELFKENIQPLREGLAVTGLHLSHQEGSSHAAIQQQRQAFELELRMYTGDDPLDIWDRYLKWTLKTYPQGSKESSLTAMLERAVQLFAHDKKYYDDPRYINLWINLAQNSMEPLEMFSYMQANGIGLTRADLYITWAEEFEKHGNFQKADAIFQEGLKCGAQPMDKLQQYHNGFQARVAHQAMTATEEPEPARTSMVDLRPRGRKKDVAPVNRTEAAGHSQRLNLQLPRRSARHIQKNPILGFNENQADSLQASELKLEPWMAPPSSRAKENEVMPEQLADKITQKSWCSASSVTVPASRLNFQPFVEEGDQTPSVSECKIDPAVNTVLSDHPPPSKEESALEEGGGGVKEQSMYLKELLLNGAVELSIEELRAEHYFTRKRQEIEETIQQQNQAKERLRQQINEKQRLLQLQQSQQRSQLSQQVVTGTESMQITECRSGTVLPTSQQNAMAFQIFDEGSQSGSAHGSGNPIPCEKDMFPDDVFLPAGDRGLCFKTPYPFPGGSIPRSARTQLYKNFPERTESLNEEVVSGHKNKTLCSSPEDTQDFVKAAKMASSPYHAMGQRAVSPNAGILTKEPGINPELDSDGRKKLSPIQEASLEAWGSMASGPTSASSVCTNSGGKAVHHLGRLEESHAEPHLDAMDQNSPCIQPVIEDPCSVRVRQRLLDQVDLSSFPNFYSEDGPLPMAEEDDVLILGNDTFATYSKMDYENFSIYAGQGGGDVAIKLERTAVPWDFYIGSKLRERLARDSQAPIHDAGRCFLFQDGCVTVHKAPQQSTLREVAEESFEEIVASLAMQTVELVRLMHSCHLIHGALSPDTLVMNRPYDEPMDEIGAAVALDFSCSVDLELQPEVTAAHSLPTAQNFITQGLLAPSASPYQVDLLGIAETVHTLLKKRTMCLVKEDSVWTLEEYQEAHPSDRSDAFWSKFFRTVLNPGDRPSVSVLTELLEDMKKSTFACYGA from the exons ATGGCCCAGGTGGAGGCAGAACGGGAGCTGTTTAAAGAGAACATCCAGCCATTGAGAGAGGGATTGGCTGTGACTGGTCTGCACCTCAGCCACCAAGAGGGATCCAGCCATGCAGCTATCCAGCAACAGAGACA AGCGTTTGAATTGGAACTCCGTATGTACACTGGAGATGATCCACTTGATATCTGGGATAG GTACCTAAAATGGACACTCAAGACCTACCCCCAGGGTAGTAAAGAGAGCAGTCTTACGGCCATGCTGGAGAGGGCTGTGCAGCTCTTTGCTCATGACAAGAAATACTACGATGACCCCCGTTACATCAACCTCTGGATCAATTTG GCCCAGAACAGCATGGAGCCCCTGGAAATGTTCAGCTACATGCAGGCCAACGGCATCGGACTCACTCGGGCTGACCTTTACATTACCTGGGCGGAGGAGTTCGAGAAGCACGGCAACTTCCAGAAGGCAGACGCCATCTTCCAAGAGGGACTTAAGTGCGGAGCCCAGCCCATGGATAAACTTCAGCAATATCATAA TGGTTTCCAGGCCAGGGTGGCCCATCAGGCTATGACTGCAACTGAGGAACCAGAACCAGCAAGAACCAGTATGGTAGACCTGAGACCACGGGGGAGGAAGAAGGACGTCGCACCAGTCAATCGAACAGAGGCTGCAG GACACTCTCAAAGGCTGAACTTGCAGTTGCCCAGACGGTCCGCTCGCCACATCCAGAAAAACCCGATCCTGGGGTTTAACGAGAACCAGGCGGATTCCCTTCAAGCTTCAGAACTGAAGCTGGAACCCTGGATGGCACCACCCAGCAGCCGGGCCAAAGAGAATGAAGTCATGCCTGAGCAATTGGCCGACAAG ATTACCCAGAAGTCGTGGTGTTCTGCCTCCAGTGTAACGGTCCCTGCCAGCAGGCTCAACTTCCAGCCTTTTGTGGAGGAGGGTGACCAGACCCCTTCTGT GTCTGAGTGTAAGATTGACCCGGCAGTGAACACTGTCCTCTCTGATCACCCGCCCCCCTCCAAAGAGGAGTCTGCgttggaggagggaggaggcggGGTGAAGGAACAGAGCATGTACCTCAAAGAGCTGCTGCTGAATGGTGCTGTGGAGCTGAGCATCGAAGAGCTGCGTGCCGAACACTACTTCACACGCAAGCGGCAAGAAATCGAAG AGACAATTCAACAGCAGAACCAAGCCAAAGAGAGGCTGAGGCAACAGATAAATGAGAAGCAACGACTGCTTCAGTTGCAGCAATCCCAGCAACGATCACAACTATCACAACAG GTCGTCACTGGGACCGAGTCCATGCAAATAACAGAGTGTAGGTCTGGAACTGTCCTACCTACCAGCCAACAGAATGCAATGGCCTTCCAGATCTTTGATGAAGGATCCCAGTCTGGCTCTGCACATGGGTCTGG aaaccctattccctgtgaAAAGGACATGTTTCCAG ATGATGTTTTCCTACCTGCTGGAGACAGAGGTCTTTGCTTTAAGACTCCATACCCATTTCCAG gTGGCAGTATCCCCCGCTCTGCACGAACTCAATTATATAAG AACTTCCCAGAGAGAACAGAGTCCCTGAACGAGGAGGTGGTCAGCGGCCACAAGAACAAGACTCTGTGCTCCAGCCCAGAGGACACGCAGGACTTTGTGAAGGCCGCCAAGATGGCCTCCTCTCCTTATCACGCCATGGGACAGAGGGCTGTCTCGCCCAACGCTGGCATTCTGACCAAGGAGCCCGGCATTAACCCTGAACTTGACTCGGACGGAAGGAAGAAGCTCAG CCCCATCCAAGAAGCCAGTCTGGAGGCTTGGGGCTCCATGGCTTCAGGCCCCACCTCCGCCTCCTCCGTGTGCACGAACTCTGGAGGAAAGGCCGTCCACCACCTCGGCAGGCTGGAGGAGAGCCACGCCGAACCCCACCTCGACGCCATGGACCAGAATTCACCATGCA TACAACCTGTGATTGAGGACCCTTGCAGTGTGAGGGTGAGACAACGGTTGCTGGATCAAGTGGACCTGAGCTCCTTTCCTAACTTCTACTCAGAGGATGGTCCCCTTCCCATGGCTGAGGAAGATGATGTGCTGATTCTAG GGAACGACACCTTTGCTACCTATTCCAAGATGGACTATGAGAACTTTTCCATCTATGCAGGCCAAGGTGGGGGTGACGTTGCCATTAAG CTGGAGCGCACTGCGGTGCCGTGGGACTTCTACATCGGCTCAAAACTGAGGGAGCGACTAGCCCGGGACTCCCAGGCACCCATCCACGACGCGGGGCGCTGCTTCCTGTTCCAGGATGGCTGCGTCACGGTCCACAAGGCCCCCCAGCAGAGCACACTGCGT GAGGTGGCTGAGGAGTCCTTTGAGGAAATCGTGGCCTCCCTGGCCATGCAGACAGTGGAGCTGGTGAGACTCATGCACTCCTGCCACCTGATCCACGGAGCTCTCAGTCCAGACACACTGGTCATGAATCG TCCTTATGATGAACCAATGGATGAGATTGGTGCTGCCGTTGCGCTGGACTTCTCCTGCTCCGTGGACCTGGAGCTTCAGCCAGAGGTGACAGCAGCACACAGCCTCCCAACAGCCCAGAACTTCATCACACAGGGCCTACTAGCCCCCTCTGCCAGCCCCTATCAG GTGGATCTCCTGGGCATTGCAGAGACTGTCCACACTCTGCTGAAGAAGAGAACCATGTGCCTGGTTAAGGAAGACTCCGTGTGGACACTGGAGGAATATCAGGAAGCACATCCCAG TGACCGGAGCGATGCGTTTTGGAGCAAGTTCTTCCGGACCGTTCTGAATCCCGGAGACAGGCCTTCTGTATCAGTTCTCACAGAGCTACTTGAAGACATGAAGAAGTCTACATTTGCTTGCTACGGCGCGTAG